A stretch of the Thermococcus sp. genome encodes the following:
- a CDS encoding ATPase translates to MIGSVGDDFVKRCRLEYNLDALERVRRKIGEETYSRLRALLEYRLYRTEFDRSPIDVEIILAFSAGSDSTASLKILRWAGFDVVPVMVKLPQMREPVLLNAMTQGAVFVEIPGYMEVIKDQIAKGAPICGRCHAMVMDAVEGYARENGIKIVASGDLLSSGLISIYETGELVTLNLPAFLALDKAEIIRLIGGKYDLKFGCPLLWETFKKTPSVKRFAIQRVLRELRARAITPTMAEKLILDVLSR, encoded by the coding sequence ATGATAGGATCTGTGGGAGACGACTTCGTTAAGAGGTGTCGGCTTGAGTACAACCTGGATGCCCTTGAGCGGGTTAGGAGAAAAATTGGTGAAGAAACTTATTCCCGCCTGAGGGCCCTTTTGGAGTATCGCCTCTACAGGACGGAGTTCGACCGCTCACCTATCGATGTTGAGATAATCCTCGCATTTTCCGCCGGTTCGGACAGCACGGCGTCCCTCAAAATACTCCGCTGGGCCGGTTTCGACGTCGTCCCGGTCATGGTAAAGCTCCCGCAGATGAGGGAGCCGGTTCTCCTCAACGCCATGACACAGGGCGCGGTTTTTGTGGAAATCCCCGGTTACATGGAAGTTATCAAAGACCAGATAGCGAAAGGTGCTCCGATATGCGGCCGCTGCCACGCGATGGTTATGGACGCCGTGGAGGGCTACGCTAGGGAGAACGGGATAAAGATCGTTGCCTCTGGTGATCTCCTCAGCTCTGGGCTCATATCGATTTATGAAACTGGCGAACTCGTAACTCTTAACCTCCCCGCTTTTTTGGCCCTGGACAAGGCCGAGATAATTAGGCTGATAGGAGGAAAGTACGATCTCAAGTTCGGCTGTCCGTTGCTTTGGGAGACCTTCAAGAAGACACCGAGCGTTAAGCGCTTTGCAATACAGCGCGTCCTACGCGAGCTGAGGGCGAGGGCGATAACGCCGACGATGGCCGAGAAATTGATACTCGATGTGCTGTCTAGGTAG
- a CDS encoding nucleotidyltransferase domain-containing protein, producing the protein MRAERLMDCIQKKLDRISGLHSLILYGSLIRGDFIPGTSDVDFFVVLKDGTEPEPVLQGIRPVLKECSSFLNPVEIDVAWEWLSNLRNPLSRGYPYKFLTIYQRDFRENHAVVIGEDVVTTIPTYPMEELLSARLESTLRNLERFSGNRKMLHILAGETARLLAFLNGSSLRKGDVIKKLEELGDMEALEVYKSYLDERKTQFREEFLKEFIRSRVEKLKGTPLLP; encoded by the coding sequence ATGAGAGCCGAAAGGCTCATGGATTGCATACAGAAGAAACTCGATCGGATTTCTGGCCTCCATTCCCTCATCCTGTACGGTTCCCTCATTAGAGGCGACTTCATCCCAGGAACTAGCGACGTGGACTTCTTCGTGGTCCTTAAGGATGGAACCGAACCGGAACCTGTTCTTCAGGGGATAAGGCCCGTTCTCAAAGAGTGTTCGTCATTCCTCAATCCGGTCGAGATTGACGTCGCCTGGGAGTGGCTCTCGAACCTCCGCAACCCCCTCAGCCGGGGCTACCCATACAAGTTTCTGACGATCTACCAGCGGGATTTCAGGGAGAACCACGCCGTGGTTATCGGCGAGGACGTGGTTACCACAATTCCAACGTATCCCATGGAGGAACTCCTATCCGCAAGGCTGGAGAGCACTTTGAGGAACCTTGAGCGCTTTTCGGGTAACCGGAAGATGCTCCACATACTGGCCGGCGAAACGGCTAGGCTCCTCGCGTTTCTAAACGGCTCAAGCCTCAGAAAAGGGGACGTCATTAAGAAACTGGAGGAGCTCGGGGACATGGAAGCGCTCGAAGTCTACAAATCTTACCTGGATGAGAGAAAGACACAGTTCAGAGAGGAGTTCCTGAAAGAATTCATCCGATCAAGGGTGGAAAAATTGAAAGGGACGCCGTTACTTCCGTGA
- a CDS encoding flavodoxin domain-containing protein: MFRVTENPDVESCDLMVIGAPVYYERPLPGVKEFLLSKNDLEGKAIAVFILCIADKFGKLGKKYTEARYMRLMTEPIKVRNNSEEGLRRLDTQGESKDNKGSRELDKAGS; this comes from the coding sequence GTGTTTAGGGTTACTGAAAATCCCGACGTTGAAAGTTGTGACCTCATGGTTATCGGTGCACCCGTCTACTACGAGCGTCCTCTTCCGGGGGTCAAAGAGTTTCTGCTGTCAAAGAACGACCTTGAGGGAAAGGCGATAGCTGTCTTCATACTCTGCATAGCCGACAAGTTCGGGAAACTCGGCAAGAAATACACAGAAGCCAGATACATGCGCCTGATGACCGAACCTATTAAAGTGAGGAATAATAGCGAAGAGGGTCTTCGACGGCTGGATACTCAAGGAGAATCCAAAGACAATAAGGGAAGCAGAGAACTGGATAAAGCGGGTTCTTGA
- a CDS encoding nicotinate phosphoribosyltransferase, producing the protein MRDFYIAHEDEIKAGKTTDVYFIRTRKILVEKGIHRKVFTDVTTTSLPHGWKWGVLAGIEEVAKLLEGLPINVYAMPEGTIFHPYEPVLQIEGYYKEFGIYETALLGMLSQASGIATAALRTKIAANFKPVYSFGVRHMHPAIAPMIDRSAFIGGCDGVSGVLEAEMIGEKPVGTMPHALILTVGDQVKAWRYFDEVVEPGVPRTALVDTLCDEKFEALMAAETLGERLTAVRLDTPSSRRGNFRRIIEEVRWELDLRGYDWVKIFVSGGLDEESIREIVDIADAFGVGSAIASAKPVDFSLDIVDVEGKPITKRGKLSGRKQIYRCERGHYHRVPAGKKLERCPVCGAKVEPLLKPLIENGEIVAELPKARETREYVLEQAEKFGLSLE; encoded by the coding sequence ATGAGGGACTTCTACATCGCCCATGAGGATGAGATAAAAGCCGGAAAGACCACTGACGTTTACTTCATCAGAACCCGGAAGATACTCGTCGAGAAGGGAATTCACAGGAAGGTTTTCACCGATGTAACGACGACTTCTTTGCCCCATGGCTGGAAGTGGGGGGTCCTTGCTGGAATTGAAGAGGTGGCAAAACTCCTTGAGGGGCTCCCGATAAACGTCTATGCGATGCCTGAAGGCACTATATTCCACCCCTACGAGCCCGTCCTCCAGATTGAGGGCTACTACAAGGAGTTTGGGATCTACGAGACCGCTTTACTTGGAATGCTCAGCCAGGCTAGCGGTATAGCCACCGCCGCCCTCAGGACGAAAATAGCGGCGAACTTCAAACCCGTCTACTCCTTTGGGGTAAGGCACATGCATCCTGCCATAGCGCCTATGATTGACCGCTCGGCATTTATAGGGGGCTGCGACGGGGTTTCCGGGGTTCTAGAAGCTGAGATGATCGGAGAGAAGCCCGTCGGAACGATGCCCCACGCGCTGATTCTTACCGTAGGTGACCAGGTGAAGGCCTGGAGGTACTTCGACGAGGTTGTTGAGCCAGGGGTTCCAAGGACAGCGCTGGTTGATACGCTCTGCGACGAGAAGTTCGAGGCTCTGATGGCGGCTGAGACCCTCGGCGAGAGGCTAACAGCGGTAAGGCTTGACACTCCGAGCTCTAGAAGGGGCAACTTCCGGAGAATTATTGAAGAGGTCCGCTGGGAGCTTGACCTTAGGGGCTACGATTGGGTTAAAATCTTCGTCAGCGGCGGCCTTGACGAGGAGAGTATAAGGGAGATAGTTGACATAGCCGATGCCTTTGGAGTTGGCTCGGCAATAGCTTCCGCAAAGCCAGTTGATTTCTCGCTTGACATTGTAGATGTTGAGGGAAAACCGATAACCAAGCGCGGAAAGCTCAGCGGAAGAAAGCAGATATACCGCTGTGAAAGGGGTCACTATCACCGCGTTCCAGCTGGGAAGAAGCTTGAACGCTGTCCGGTCTGCGGTGCAAAGGTCGAACCGCTCCTCAAGCCCCTCATCGAGAACGGGGAGATAGTGGCAGAGCTGCCAAAGGCTAGAGAGACAAGGGAGTACGTACTTGAGCAGGCCGAGAAGTTCGGGTTAAGCCTTGAATGA
- a CDS encoding ferredoxin, protein MAWKVSVDQDTCIGDAICASLCPDVFEMGDDGKAHPIVDTTDLDCAQEAAEACPVGAITLEEI, encoded by the coding sequence ATGGCATGGAAAGTTAGTGTTGATCAGGACACCTGCATTGGAGACGCTATCTGTGCAAGCCTCTGCCCCGACGTCTTCGAGATGGGCGACGACGGAAAGGCCCACCCGATAGTCGACACCACTGATCTGGACTGCGCCCAGGAAGCCGCTGAGGCCTGCCCAGTCGGTGCCATTACCCTCGAGGAGATTTGA
- a CDS encoding metal-sulfur cluster assembly factor, with protein MVTKEEVKNVVEGIIDIKFLKSIDVDGDGNVSVTLAEDVPDIDNVLIKLHTELTKLNGVGTVTINRERRISGDENAEITKELVLEKLKEVIDPEIGIDVVNLGLIYELEVRQDRTVYVKMTMTTPGCPLTMWILRAVEDKVLEIPGVKDAEIELTFDPPWTPDMVSEEYKKKLGLY; from the coding sequence ATGGTCACGAAAGAGGAAGTTAAGAACGTAGTTGAGGGCATAATTGACATAAAATTCCTCAAATCCATCGATGTCGATGGAGACGGCAACGTAAGCGTTACACTCGCTGAAGACGTCCCGGATATAGACAACGTCCTCATAAAACTCCACACAGAGCTCACAAAGCTCAACGGGGTGGGTACGGTAACCATCAACCGTGAACGCAGGATAAGCGGCGATGAAAACGCTGAGATCACCAAAGAACTCGTGCTCGAAAAGCTCAAGGAGGTCATTGATCCGGAGATAGGTATCGACGTCGTCAACCTCGGTCTCATATACGAACTTGAGGTGAGACAGGACAGGACGGTGTACGTCAAGATGACGATGACCACTCCTGGCTGCCCGCTCACGATGTGGATACTCCGCGCCGTTGAGGATAAGGTCCTTGAGATTCCGGGAGTCAAGGACGCGGAGATAGAGCTCACCTTTGATCCTCCGTGGACACCGGACATGGTGAGCGAAGAGTACAAGAAAAAGCTGGGGCTTTACTGA
- a CDS encoding squalene cyclase, with product MQRFFGIVVTVLVLLSIVYVPVRAGEVPYVYDPTVPATALSVIALYRVHNYGYVLDGCTWLQELKTPDGAWAYRYGMAPQAKYTALAVMALMRGESVAEGMFNRTIHAGVYWLLYKQSDNGSFGDYTDTALAVVALREYEKFKYSWIPVKKAIQNGLYYLQTHRPRTTMDKIFGDMALGDLQGLESIEATGVNGLYKAFAMAYLTRKSVQINSALDDPASLALLLYATGDKRYETDLIKKVHFGFWGVLKYQPPDLLEVATLPGFSDLTPIACPYMEKVKPQFEWERVVLSGYYVECNESVSFTGIDYSKLKPWMIAEMARINHLLGRPYGDEVRYLTEHMESGWGNFFNTAYVVWVLSDLNVTLNYTEPLNWLVTNLTDKYPNYYYAYALMDFHRFNYTSAFNVTYSIIRSRQNPSGAWGYTAGSPGNLKSTAEILRALRAVGLANTTAYQRGYRFIRSFLYANIPAVMSNGTSITLRNAVFFRIKNGIYLGNTTGTLNTSGLDGYVVMYPMVHPLIVNTTPVGGFTAGSPWKALSSGGGNRTGGWGPYAFYLGGMGLLVIVGAYLAVVRRKRKKSGSRKSRK from the coding sequence TATAGCCTTGTACCGGGTCCATAACTACGGTTACGTGCTTGACGGTTGCACCTGGCTGCAGGAGCTGAAAACACCTGACGGGGCATGGGCCTACCGGTATGGGATGGCGCCTCAGGCCAAATACACTGCGCTCGCGGTTATGGCGCTCATGAGGGGAGAGAGCGTTGCTGAGGGCATGTTCAACAGGACGATTCACGCGGGGGTGTACTGGCTCCTTTATAAGCAGTCCGACAACGGTTCTTTCGGTGATTACACGGACACCGCGCTCGCGGTGGTTGCTCTGAGGGAGTATGAGAAGTTCAAATACTCGTGGATACCCGTTAAAAAAGCGATACAGAACGGTCTCTACTACCTCCAGACCCACAGGCCCAGAACCACCATGGACAAAATATTTGGGGACATGGCCCTCGGAGACCTCCAGGGGCTTGAGTCCATCGAGGCAACTGGAGTGAACGGTCTTTACAAGGCCTTTGCAATGGCGTACCTAACGAGAAAATCCGTCCAGATAAACTCCGCTCTTGATGACCCTGCGTCGCTGGCGCTTCTCCTCTACGCAACGGGCGATAAACGGTACGAGACGGACCTTATAAAGAAGGTGCACTTCGGCTTCTGGGGTGTTCTGAAATACCAACCCCCTGACCTCCTTGAGGTGGCCACGCTACCTGGATTCTCCGACCTAACGCCCATAGCCTGCCCATACATGGAGAAGGTGAAACCTCAGTTTGAGTGGGAGAGGGTTGTCCTTTCGGGGTACTATGTCGAGTGCAACGAGAGCGTCAGCTTTACCGGCATCGATTACTCCAAGTTGAAGCCCTGGATGATAGCCGAGATGGCCAGGATAAATCACCTTCTTGGACGGCCATACGGGGATGAAGTGAGGTACCTCACCGAGCACATGGAGAGTGGCTGGGGCAACTTCTTCAACACGGCGTACGTTGTGTGGGTTCTGTCCGATCTGAACGTTACTCTGAATTATACAGAACCATTGAACTGGCTTGTCACAAATCTGACGGATAAGTACCCGAACTACTACTACGCGTATGCGCTCATGGACTTCCACCGCTTTAACTACACGAGTGCGTTCAACGTAACGTACTCGATAATCAGGTCCCGTCAGAATCCGAGCGGTGCGTGGGGATACACCGCCGGTTCCCCCGGAAACTTAAAGAGCACCGCGGAGATTCTTCGTGCCCTTCGGGCCGTGGGTCTGGCCAACACGACGGCTTATCAGAGGGGGTACCGGTTCATACGCAGTTTTCTCTACGCCAATATCCCCGCCGTGATGTCAAACGGCACCTCCATAACTCTCCGGAACGCCGTGTTCTTCCGGATAAAGAACGGGATTTACCTTGGAAACACCACCGGAACCCTAAACACGTCGGGACTTGACGGTTACGTCGTTATGTACCCGATGGTTCACCCCCTCATCGTTAATACAACCCCGGTCGGGGGATTTACGGCGGGAAGTCCGTGGAAAGCACTGTCCTCCGGTGGAGGGAATCGCACTGGTGGTTGGGGGCCGTACGCCTTTTACCTGGGTGGAATGGGTCTGCTGGTCATCGTTGGAGCTTATCTAGCAGTTGTGAGAAGAAAGAGGAAGAAAAGTGGAAGCAGGAAATCACGGAAGTAA
- the bpsA gene encoding N(4)-bis(aminopropyl)spermidine synthase → MREIVERVKKKTSIPVYERTMENVLSAIQASGDVWRIVDLSEEPLPLVVTVITALHELGYVGFDGPNVILTQSGKELVEKYGIGARNDYTCSHCGGKTVELDALSNLLEGFKEIVKDRPRPKHDFDQAYVTPETTVARIALMHTRGDLENKEVFVLGDDDLTSIALMLSGLPKRIAVLDIDERLVNFIEKTADELGYSDIEMFTFDLREPLPDYALHKFDTFITDPPETVEAIRAFVGRGIATLKGPGCAGYFGITRRESSLDKWREIQRLLLNEFGVVITDIIRNFNEYVNWGYEEETRAWKLLPVKVKPTYNWYRSYMFRIQTLEGSKGFEKRITVGDELYNDEEASTT, encoded by the coding sequence ATGAGGGAGATAGTCGAGAGGGTTAAAAAGAAGACGAGCATTCCCGTTTACGAGAGAACCATGGAGAACGTTCTGAGCGCCATCCAGGCAAGTGGAGATGTCTGGAGGATAGTTGACCTCAGTGAGGAACCCCTCCCACTCGTCGTCACCGTCATTACGGCGCTTCACGAGCTTGGTTACGTGGGCTTCGACGGGCCTAATGTAATCCTCACCCAGAGCGGGAAGGAGCTGGTGGAGAAGTACGGGATAGGAGCGAGGAATGACTACACCTGCTCCCACTGCGGAGGCAAGACTGTGGAGCTCGATGCCCTCAGCAACCTGCTGGAGGGGTTCAAGGAGATTGTCAAGGACAGGCCGCGGCCGAAGCACGACTTCGACCAGGCCTATGTTACCCCCGAGACAACCGTCGCCAGGATAGCCCTGATGCACACCCGCGGAGACCTTGAGAACAAGGAGGTCTTCGTCCTCGGCGACGACGACCTCACGAGCATAGCCCTCATGCTCAGCGGCCTTCCCAAGAGGATAGCCGTCCTCGACATAGACGAGCGTCTCGTGAATTTCATTGAGAAGACCGCCGACGAGCTCGGCTACTCGGACATCGAGATGTTCACCTTTGACCTCCGTGAGCCCCTTCCTGACTACGCGCTCCACAAGTTCGACACCTTCATAACGGACCCTCCAGAGACCGTAGAGGCCATAAGGGCCTTCGTCGGTAGGGGGATAGCGACCCTCAAGGGACCCGGTTGTGCAGGTTACTTCGGCATAACGAGGCGCGAGAGCTCCCTTGACAAGTGGAGGGAGATTCAGAGGCTCCTCCTCAACGAGTTCGGTGTTGTCATCACGGACATCATCAGGAACTTCAACGAGTACGTGAACTGGGGCTACGAGGAAGAAACGAGGGCATGGAAGCTCCTGCCGGTCAAGGTCAAGCCGACCTACAACTGGTACAGGAGCTACATGTTCAGGATTCAGACGCTTGAAGGCTCGAAGGGCTTCGAGAAGAGGATTACAGTCGGTGACGAGCTCTACAACGATGAGGAGGCCTCAACCACATGA